One Streptomyces coeruleorubidus DNA segment encodes these proteins:
- a CDS encoding DUF3499 domain-containing protein — translation MESRRGPLKSAVPSNVVSPVRRCSRTACGRPAVATLTYVYADSTAVLGPLATYAEPHCYDLCAEHSERLTAPRGWEVVRLLDGSAPARPSGDDLEALANAVREAARPQERAAGAGGGGRAADPREVARRGHLRVLRSPDS, via the coding sequence GTGGAGAGTCGTCGCGGCCCGCTCAAGAGTGCGGTACCGTCCAACGTCGTGAGCCCTGTACGTCGCTGTTCGCGCACCGCCTGCGGCCGTCCCGCCGTCGCGACGCTGACGTACGTCTACGCCGACTCGACCGCGGTCCTCGGCCCGCTCGCCACCTACGCCGAACCCCACTGCTACGACCTGTGCGCCGAGCACTCCGAGCGCCTCACCGCCCCTCGCGGCTGGGAGGTCGTCCGGCTCCTCGACGGCTCGGCCCCGGCGCGTCCCAGCGGCGACGACCTGGAAGCGCTTGCGAACGCCGTGCGAGAGGCGGCCCGCCCTCAGGAGCGGGCGGCCGGGGCCGGTGGCGGCGGCCGCGCGGCCGACCCGAGGGAGGTCGCCCGGCGAGGGCACCTGCGCGTCCTCCGGTCGCCCGACAGCTGA
- a CDS encoding metallopeptidase family protein yields MDKPVTPRAAAPGPRRRDRHGRGMRGPIAPPQVPLAASRAEAFADLVQDSVERLERRWPQLADIDFLVLEVPRLDGPGQAWNDEAVPLGGTVSAREGRPARVVVYRRPVEIRTKGRDERAALVHEIVVEQVAELLGLTPETVDPRYGEDQG; encoded by the coding sequence ATGGACAAGCCCGTAACGCCCCGAGCCGCCGCCCCCGGGCCCCGCCGCCGTGATCGCCACGGCCGGGGCATGCGCGGCCCGATCGCACCGCCGCAGGTGCCGCTCGCCGCCAGCCGTGCGGAGGCGTTCGCCGATCTGGTGCAGGACTCCGTGGAGCGCCTGGAGCGGCGGTGGCCGCAGCTCGCCGACATCGATTTCCTGGTGCTGGAGGTGCCGCGGCTCGACGGGCCCGGCCAGGCCTGGAACGACGAGGCGGTTCCGCTGGGTGGCACGGTCAGCGCCCGCGAGGGGCGCCCCGCGCGCGTGGTGGTCTACCGGCGGCCGGTCGAGATCCGCACCAAGGGGCGCGACGAGCGGGCGGCGCTGGTGCACGAGATCGTCGTCGAGCAGGTCGCCGAGCTGCTGGGGCTGACGCCGGAGACGGTGGATCCGCGGTACGGCGAGGACCAGGGCTGA
- a CDS encoding DUF5719 family protein translates to MNRTTLSLIAGATALAAVTGFAALSAPDTPGSDTTAKAAAQLPVERTSLLCPAPSMSDIAETSYSSFTPVTKGTGSGGKAELQAAAQESREGSGAGGDKGKGKSGERKTDKPVLTSKEPGKPVTGDSSGAESPALVGTADGRFAPGWTVQETTEVAAGTGRGLQGVNCTAPDTSFWFPGASTAADRTDYVHLTNPDDSAAVVDIELYGKDGTLQSTVGEGITVQPHSSEPLLLSTLTDEQQTDLTVHVNVRSGRVGAAVQALDDKVGGDWLAASADPSGSLVLPGIPKDATSVRLVAFTPGDADADLKLRLASPSGLITPAGHETVHVKGGMTTAVDLGDVTRGEAGSLVLTPTDRSVPVVAALRVVRGKGDKQETAFIPATRPVRTRATSADNSAKGSTLSLTAPGRTATVEVTASAGSEGGTPVSKTYTIKAGTTQDIEPPVPSGLKGTYALTVEPKSGGPVYGARTLAATQGGVPAFTVQTLPDDRGTVAVPEADEDLSVLQK, encoded by the coding sequence GTGAACCGCACCACCCTGTCCCTGATCGCCGGCGCGACCGCGCTCGCCGCCGTCACCGGATTCGCCGCGCTGTCCGCCCCGGACACCCCGGGCTCGGACACCACCGCCAAGGCGGCCGCCCAACTGCCCGTGGAGCGCACGAGCCTGCTGTGCCCCGCGCCCAGCATGTCCGACATCGCCGAGACGTCCTACTCCTCCTTCACGCCCGTCACGAAGGGCACCGGGAGCGGCGGCAAGGCCGAACTCCAGGCGGCCGCCCAGGAGTCGCGAGAGGGCTCGGGCGCGGGCGGTGACAAGGGCAAGGGCAAGTCCGGCGAGCGGAAGACGGACAAGCCCGTGCTGACATCCAAGGAGCCCGGCAAGCCGGTCACCGGGGACAGTTCGGGCGCCGAATCGCCCGCGCTGGTCGGGACCGCGGACGGCAGGTTCGCGCCCGGCTGGACGGTCCAGGAGACGACGGAGGTCGCCGCGGGGACCGGGCGCGGCCTCCAGGGCGTCAACTGCACGGCTCCGGACACGAGTTTCTGGTTCCCCGGCGCCAGCACCGCGGCCGACCGCACCGACTACGTCCACCTGACGAACCCCGACGACTCGGCCGCCGTGGTCGATATCGAGCTCTACGGCAAGGACGGCACCCTGCAGTCCACGGTGGGGGAGGGCATCACGGTCCAGCCGCACTCCAGCGAGCCGCTCCTGCTGTCCACCCTCACCGACGAGCAGCAGACCGACCTCACCGTGCACGTCAACGTCCGCAGCGGGCGGGTCGGCGCCGCCGTGCAGGCCCTGGACGACAAGGTCGGCGGCGACTGGCTGGCGGCGTCCGCGGACCCGTCGGGCAGCCTGGTCCTGCCCGGCATCCCCAAGGACGCCACCTCCGTGCGCCTGGTCGCCTTCACCCCCGGCGACGCCGACGCGGACCTCAAGCTGCGCCTCGCCTCCCCCTCCGGGCTGATCACCCCGGCCGGACACGAGACGGTGCACGTCAAGGGCGGCATGACCACCGCCGTCGACCTGGGCGACGTGACACGCGGCGAAGCGGGCTCCCTGGTGCTGACGCCGACCGACCGGTCCGTGCCGGTCGTGGCGGCCCTGCGGGTCGTACGCGGCAAGGGCGACAAGCAGGAGACGGCTTTCATCCCGGCCACCCGCCCCGTCCGCACGCGCGCGACCTCCGCGGACAACAGCGCCAAGGGCAGCACGCTCTCCCTGACCGCCCCCGGCCGCACCGCCACGGTCGAGGTCACCGCCTCGGCGGGCAGCGAGGGCGGCACGCCGGTGTCGAAGACGTACACGATCAAGGCCGGCACGACCCAGGACATCGAGCCCCCGGTCCCCAGCGGACTGAAGGGCACCTACGCGCTCACGGTCGAGCCGAAGTCCGGCGGCCCGGTCTACGGCGCCCGCACCCTGGCGGCGACGCAGGGCGGCGTCCCCGCCTTCACCGTGCAGACGCTCCCCGACGACCGGGGGACGGTGGCCGTACCGGAGGCGGACGAGGATCTTTCGGTGCTGCAGAAGTAG
- a CDS encoding glycosyltransferase family 2 protein, whose translation MSVHSHPAAHHDSAATAVFDPARPPEFPRHVVTAVLVSHDGARWLPDALAGLLGQERPVQYAMGADTGSADDSAQLVTDALGADRVLHLARRTGFGQAVEECGRTAPVLTPEQLPYLKRPSGWDPVTRSWRDDAYDMPELPHGEPVQWLWLLHDDCAPEPDALAQLLRVVDNEYELGREDVAVVGPKLRGWYDRRQLLEVGVSIANSGRRWTGLDRREQDQGQHDHVRPVLSVSTAGMLIRRDVFEQLGGFDRHLPLMRDDVDLCWRAHAAGYRVLVAPEAVVRHAEAASRERRTVDCVGRTAASPHKVDKAGAVYTLLVNARTAVLPWVLLRIVLGTLLRTVAYLVGKVPGQAVDEIRGLMGTLLRPERILAGRRGRGAPRMDKDELRPLFPPPGATVRMTVEQVASNLVGRADPEVAAGAGRHGGAVESGPGGDDADFLEIEQFARLKRIARKPGPVLFLVLLLVSLAACRELLGGGALSGGALLPAPADSSELWARYLDAWHPVAAGGTSSAPPYIALVAMLASLLFGSTGLAVTLLLVCSVPLAGVTAYFASRPLVESRLLRAWAAVVYAFLPAATGALAGGRIGTAVLAVLLPLIARAGIAASGLANPSGARGSWRATWAYALLLTITTAFTPIVWPIALLLGAGLLVIRRSDITAYGLRFLAQLGTPLLLLAPWSLSLLPFGFFQEAGLEYGPSAASPLDLLGASPGGPGTVSGLMLIGIVLAALAALLRSERRLGIWTAWTAALTGFVFAVLANSSTWSGPATLVYGIALLAAAALGADGARARVAEQSFGWRQPVAVLIAFASAAGPLLVAAGWMIRGADGPLERRDPTQVPAFVAEESGSSDQARTLVLDSDSASHVGYMLVRGSGARLGDGEIAAADGENGRLDKVVANLVAGSGADQADQLGGFAVRYVLVHQGAPRDVTRVLDATPGLTRLSQQDGGALWQIDQEVARATIVPASGSGTPQPVPAGPVDIHTTIPTGSDGRVLRLADTASDGWSATLDGKPLTRTTVDGWAQGFELPATGGRLDVTYDDPVGHTAWLWAQGILAVVLVVLALPGRRRDIDDDLPEEPAVPAQPVAGEGRRARRLRAQAEAEAEGAAHPEEFPPPQPEQPPAHMPQQQNYGMGVPPGEDVRAWGRDNAAYQSGDYANYGDQYQGAQYPADAYGQQYPADPYQGGQYDPYAYGGGQPQNPSYDQQGYDQTGYDQAYPQAYGTPYDPAQQQHPHGTGSERPDGSQQ comes from the coding sequence ATGTCCGTGCACAGCCACCCGGCAGCTCATCACGACAGCGCTGCCACAGCCGTGTTTGACCCGGCCCGCCCGCCCGAGTTCCCGCGTCATGTGGTGACCGCGGTCCTCGTCTCCCACGACGGCGCCCGCTGGCTGCCCGACGCGCTCGCCGGGCTGCTCGGCCAGGAGCGACCCGTCCAGTACGCGATGGGCGCCGACACCGGCAGCGCGGACGACTCCGCCCAGCTGGTCACCGACGCCCTCGGCGCCGACCGCGTGCTGCACCTGGCCCGCCGCACCGGCTTCGGCCAGGCCGTCGAGGAGTGCGGCCGCACCGCCCCGGTCCTCACCCCGGAGCAGCTCCCGTACCTGAAGCGGCCCAGCGGCTGGGACCCGGTCACCCGCTCCTGGCGCGACGACGCGTACGACATGCCCGAGCTCCCGCACGGAGAGCCGGTGCAGTGGCTGTGGCTGCTGCACGACGACTGCGCCCCGGAGCCCGACGCCCTGGCCCAGCTGCTGCGGGTCGTGGACAACGAGTACGAGCTCGGCCGCGAGGACGTGGCCGTCGTGGGCCCCAAGCTCCGCGGCTGGTACGACCGGCGGCAGCTGCTGGAGGTCGGCGTCAGCATCGCCAACTCCGGCCGCCGCTGGACCGGCCTGGACCGCCGAGAGCAGGACCAGGGCCAGCACGACCACGTCCGGCCCGTGCTGTCGGTGTCCACCGCCGGCATGCTGATCCGCCGAGACGTCTTCGAGCAGCTCGGCGGCTTCGACCGCCACCTGCCCCTCATGCGCGACGACGTCGACCTGTGCTGGCGCGCGCACGCGGCGGGCTACCGCGTCCTGGTCGCTCCCGAGGCGGTCGTCCGGCACGCCGAGGCGGCCTCCCGCGAGCGCCGCACGGTCGACTGCGTGGGCCGCACGGCCGCCTCCCCGCACAAGGTCGACAAAGCCGGCGCCGTCTACACCCTGCTCGTCAACGCGCGTACGGCCGTGCTGCCCTGGGTGCTGCTGCGGATCGTGCTCGGCACGCTGCTGCGGACCGTCGCCTACCTCGTCGGCAAGGTCCCCGGACAGGCCGTCGACGAGATCCGCGGCCTCATGGGCACGCTGCTCAGGCCCGAGCGGATCCTCGCCGGGCGGCGCGGCAGAGGCGCCCCCCGGATGGACAAGGACGAGCTGCGGCCGCTGTTCCCGCCGCCCGGCGCGACCGTCCGCATGACCGTCGAGCAGGTCGCGAGCAACCTCGTCGGCCGCGCCGATCCCGAGGTCGCCGCCGGCGCCGGACGGCACGGCGGTGCCGTCGAGTCGGGCCCCGGCGGCGACGACGCCGACTTCCTGGAGATCGAGCAGTTCGCCCGGCTCAAGCGCATCGCGCGCAAGCCCGGCCCGGTGCTCTTCCTGGTGCTGCTGCTCGTCTCCCTGGCCGCCTGCCGCGAACTCCTCGGCGGCGGCGCCCTCTCGGGCGGCGCCCTGCTGCCCGCCCCGGCCGACTCCTCCGAACTGTGGGCGCGCTACCTGGACGCCTGGCACCCGGTCGCCGCCGGCGGCACCTCCTCCGCGCCGCCCTACATCGCGCTCGTGGCGATGCTGGCGTCCCTGCTGTTCGGCTCGACCGGCCTCGCCGTCACGCTGCTGCTCGTCTGCTCGGTGCCGCTGGCCGGTGTCACCGCCTACTTCGCCTCCCGCCCGCTGGTCGAGTCCCGGCTGCTGCGCGCGTGGGCGGCCGTCGTCTACGCCTTCCTACCCGCCGCCACCGGCGCCCTCGCCGGCGGCCGGATCGGCACCGCCGTGCTGGCCGTGCTGCTGCCGCTCATCGCCCGCGCGGGCATCGCCGCCAGCGGCCTGGCGAACCCCTCGGGAGCGCGCGGCAGCTGGCGCGCCACCTGGGCGTACGCGCTGCTGCTGACCATCACCACCGCGTTCACCCCGATCGTGTGGCCCATCGCGCTGCTCCTCGGCGCCGGGCTGCTGGTCATCCGCCGGTCCGACATCACGGCGTACGGGCTGCGGTTCCTCGCCCAGCTCGGCACGCCGCTGCTGCTCCTCGCGCCCTGGTCCCTGTCGCTGCTCCCGTTCGGCTTCTTCCAGGAAGCCGGTCTGGAGTACGGGCCCTCGGCCGCCTCCCCCCTCGACCTGCTGGGCGCCAGCCCCGGCGGCCCCGGCACCGTCAGCGGCCTCATGCTGATCGGCATCGTGCTGGCCGCGCTCGCCGCCCTGCTCCGCTCGGAACGCCGGCTGGGCATCTGGACGGCCTGGACGGCCGCCCTGACCGGCTTCGTCTTCGCGGTCCTGGCCAACAGCTCCACCTGGTCCGGCCCCGCGACCCTCGTCTACGGCATCGCCCTCCTGGCGGCCGCCGCGCTCGGCGCCGACGGGGCACGCGCGCGTGTGGCCGAGCAGAGCTTCGGCTGGCGCCAGCCGGTGGCCGTGCTGATCGCCTTCGCCTCGGCCGCGGGCCCGCTGCTCGTCGCCGCGGGCTGGATGATCCGCGGCGCCGACGGCCCCCTGGAGCGGCGTGACCCGACCCAGGTCCCCGCGTTCGTCGCCGAGGAGAGCGGCAGCAGCGACCAGGCCCGCACCCTCGTCCTCGACAGCGACTCCGCCTCCCACGTCGGATACATGCTGGTCCGCGGCTCCGGCGCCCGCCTCGGCGACGGCGAGATCGCCGCGGCCGACGGCGAGAACGGCAGGCTCGACAAGGTCGTCGCCAACCTCGTCGCCGGCTCCGGCGCCGACCAGGCCGACCAGCTCGGCGGCTTCGCCGTGCGCTACGTCCTCGTCCACCAGGGCGCGCCCCGCGACGTCACCCGCGTCCTGGACGCCACGCCCGGCCTGACGCGGCTCAGCCAGCAGGACGGCGGCGCGCTGTGGCAGATCGACCAGGAGGTCGCGCGCGCCACCATCGTCCCCGCCTCCGGCTCCGGCACCCCCCAGCCCGTCCCCGCCGGACCCGTCGACATCCACACCACGATCCCGACCGGCTCCGACGGACGCGTGCTGCGCCTGGCCGACACCGCCTCCGACGGCTGGAGCGCCACGCTCGACGGCAAGCCGCTCACCCGCACCACCGTCGACGGCTGGGCCCAGGGCTTCGAACTCCCCGCCACCGGCGGCAGGCTGGACGTCACCTACGACGACCCGGTCGGCCACACCGCGTGGCTGTGGGCGCAGGGCATCCTCGCCGTCGTGCTCGTGGTGCTCGCCCTGCCCGGCCGGCGCCGCGACATCGACGACGACCTGCCCGAGGAGCCGGCCGTCCCGGCCCAGCCGGTCGCGGGCGAGGGCCGCAGGGCCCGCCGCCTGCGCGCCCAGGCGGAAGCCGAGGCCGAAGGGGCGGCACACCCCGAGGAGTTCCCGCCCCCGCAGCCCGAGCAGCCCCCGGCACACATGCCCCAGCAGCAGAACTACGGGATGGGGGTCCCCCCGGGCGAGGATGTTCGAGCCTGGGGAAGGGACAACGCCGCCTACCAGAGCGGCGACTACGCGAACTACGGCGACCAGTACCAGGGCGCCCAGTACCCGGCGGACGCATACGGACAGCAGTACCCGGCGGATCCGTACCAGGGCGGCCAGTACGACCCGTACGCGTACGGCGGCGGCCAGCCCCAGAACCCGTCGTACGACCAACAGGGCTACGACCAGACCGGCTACGACCAGGCCTACCCCCAGGCCTACGGCACGCCGTACGACCCGGCGCAGCAGCAACACCCCCACGGCACGGGCAGTGAGCGTCCCGACGGGAGCCAGCAGTGA
- a CDS encoding WhiB family transcriptional regulator encodes MTETVQQLLVDDADEELGWQERALCAQTDPESFFPEKGGSTREAKKVCLACEVRSECLEYALANDERFGIWGGLSERERRRLKKAAV; translated from the coding sequence ATGACCGAGACGGTGCAGCAACTGCTGGTCGACGACGCGGACGAGGAACTCGGCTGGCAGGAGCGCGCACTGTGCGCCCAGACCGACCCCGAGTCCTTCTTCCCCGAGAAGGGCGGCTCGACCCGGGAGGCCAAGAAGGTCTGCCTCGCCTGTGAGGTCCGCTCCGAGTGCCTCGAGTACGCCCTCGCCAACGACGAGCGATTCGGCATCTGGGGCGGCCTGTCCGAGCGGGAGCGCCGCCGGCTGAAGAAGGCAGCGGTCTGA